In Methanonatronarchaeum sp. AMET-Sl, one genomic interval encodes:
- a CDS encoding AbrB/MazE/SpoVT family DNA-binding domain-containing protein produces the protein MSEIDMITVTSKGQISIPSKIRKKYEIEKGDKLFLATKDDTLILKKIDKEVLEKSIDEILKLIQEKSKKEGLKEEDACKIVKGHRKEKKQKNNDRGLTL, from the coding sequence ATGTCTGAAATAGATATGATAACCGTAACCTCAAAAGGACAGATATCCATACCATCAAAAATAAGAAAAAAATACGAAATAGAAAAAGGAGACAAACTCTTTTTAGCCACAAAAGACGACACACTCATCCTAAAAAAAATAGATAAAGAAGTACTCGAAAAATCCATAGATGAAATACTCAAACTAATCCAAGAAAAAAGTAAAAAAGAAGGGCTAAAAGAAGAAGACGCATGCAAAATAGTAAAAGGACACAGAAAAGAAAAAAAACAAAAAAACAATGACCGAGGACTAACGCTCTAA